From a region of the Suncus etruscus isolate mSunEtr1 chromosome 11, mSunEtr1.pri.cur, whole genome shotgun sequence genome:
- the ARNT2 gene encoding aryl hydrocarbon receptor nuclear translocator 2 isoform X2: MVYGCVGSRDCNTEMASDMPGSVALPVAPMAAAGQVRMAGAMPARGGKRRSGMDFEDEDGEGPSKFSRENHSEIERRRRNKMTQYITELSDMVPTCSALARKPDKLTILRMAVSHMKSMRGTGNKSTDGAYKPSFLTEQELKHLILEAADGFLFVVAAETGRVIYVSDSVTPVLNQPQSEWFGSTLYEQVHPDDVDKLREQLCTSENSMTGRILDLKTGTVKKEGQQSSMRMCMGSRRSFICRMRCGNAPLDHLPLNRITTMRKRFRNGLGPVKEGEAQYAVVHCTGYIKAWPPAGMTIPEEDADVGQGSKYCLVAIGRLQVTSSPVCMDMSSVAVPTEFLSRHNAEGIITFVDPRCISVIGYQPQDLLGKDILEFCHSEDQSHLRESFQQVVKLKGQVLSVMYRFRTKNREWVLIRTSSFTFQNPYSDEIEYIICTNSNVKQLQQQQAELEVHPRDGLSSYDLSQVPMPSLPAGVHEAGKSVEKADALFSQERDPRFAEMFAGISTSEKKLMSSAAAGSQQMYSQGSPFPAGHSGKAFSSSVVHVPGVSELPSSSSQNMSQISRQLSQSQVAWTGTRPPFPGQLPSQASKAQTSPFGIGTSHSFPAEPSSYSPLSSPATSSPSGSAYSGLANRTPGFADSGQSGGQFPGRPSEVWSQWQSQHHGQQSGEQHSHPQPGQTEVFQDMLPMPGDPTQGTGSYNIEDFADLGMFPPFSE, translated from the exons ATGGTTTACGGTTGTGTGGGGTCCAGGGATTGCAACACAG AAATGGCGTCGGACATGCCTGGCTCTGTGGCACTGCCCGTAGCTCCCATGGCAGCGGCCGGGCAGGTGAGGATGGCAGGGGCCATGCCAGCCCGTGGAGGGAAGCGGCGCTCGGG GATGGACTTTGAGGATGAAGATGGTGAAGGGCCCAGCAAGTTCTCAAG AGAGAACCACAGCGAGATTGAGCGGCGCCGGAGGAACAAGATGACCCAGTATATCACGGAGCTGTCGGACATGGTGCCCACCTGCAGCGCGCTGGCCCGGAAGCCCGACAAGCTGACCATCCTGCGCATGGCTGTGTCGCACATGAAGTCCATGCGAGGCACCGGGAACAAGTCCACCGACGGGGCCTACAAGCCGTCCTTCCTCACCGAGCAA GAACTGAAACACCTCATCCTAGAAGCGGCTGATGGGTTCCTGTTTGTGGTGGCAGCCGAGACGGGGCGGGTGATCTACGTGTCTGACTCGGTCACACCTGTCCTGAATCAACCGCAGTCCGAGTGGTTTGGGAGCACCCTGTATGAGCAGGTGCACCCCGACGACGTGGACAAGCTCCGGGAGCAGCTCTGTACATCAGAGAACTCCATGACGG GCCGCATCCTGGACCTGAAGACGGGCACAGTGAAGAAGGAGGGTCAGCAATCATCCATGCGCATGTGCATGGGCTCCCGGAGGTCCTTCATCTGTAGGATGAG GTGTGGCAATGCCCCCTTGGACCACCTTCCACTAAACAGGATCACCACAATGAGGAAGAGGTTCAG GAACGGCCTGGGGCCTGTGAAGGAGGGGGAGGCCCAGTATGCAGTTGTGCATTGCACAGGCTACATCAAAGCTTGGCCCCCAGCAG GAATGACGATTCCTGAAGAGGATGCCGACGTGGGACAGGGCAGTAAATACTGCCTAGTGGCCATTGGGAGGCTCCAG GTGACCAGCTCCCCTGTGTGCATGGACATGAGCTCTGTGGCAGTGCCTACAGAGTTCCTCTCCCGCCACAATGCTGAGGGCATTATCACCTTCGTGGACCCACGGTGCATCAGCGTCATCGGTTACCAGCCTCAG GATCTGCTTGGGAAGGACATCCTGGAGTTCTGCCACTCGGAGGACCAGAGCCACCTGCGGGAGAGTTTCCAGCAG GTGGTGAAGCTCAAAGGCCAGGTGCTGTCGGTCATGTACCGCTTCCGCACCAAGAACCGGGAGTGGGTGCTGATCCGCACCAGCAGCTTCACCTTCCAGAACCCCTACTCGGATGAGATCGAGTACATCATCTGCACCAACAGCAATGTCAA GCAGCTCCAGCAGCAGCAGGCGGAGCTAGAAGTGCACCCCAGAGATGGGCTGTCGTCCTACGACCTGTCTCAG GTGCCCATGCCCAGCCTCCCAGCAGGTGTCCACGAGGCTGGCAAATCAGTGGAGAAGGCTGACGCCCTCTTCTCCCAGGAGAGGGACCCCCGGTTTGCTGAGATGTTCGCAGGTATCAGTACAT CTGAGAAGAAACTGATGAGCTCTGCGGCAGCAGGGAGCCAGCAGATGTATTCTCAGGGGAGCCCCTTTCCGGCGGGCCACTCGGGCAAGGCCTTCAG CTCCTCAGTGGTCCATGTGCCGGGGGTGAGCGAGCTTCCGTCCTCGAGCAGCCAGAACATGTCCCAGATCTCCCGGCAGCTGAGCCAGAGCCAGGTGGCATGGACAGGGACCCGACCGCCCTTCCCAGGACAG CTGCCCTCGCAGGCCAGCAAGGCCCAGACCTCACCCTTTGGAATTGGAACGAGCCACAGCTTCCCAGCAGAACCCTCCTCCTACAGCCCCCTCTCCAGCCCGGCCACCTCCTCACCCAGCGGTAGTGCCTACTCCGGCCTTGCTAACAGGACCCCGGGCTTCG CAGACAGCGGGCAGAGCGGCGGGCAGTTCCCGGGGCGACCCTCGGAGGTGTGGTCCCAGTGGCAGAGCCAGCACCATGGCCAGCAGAGCGGTGAGCAGCACTCCCACCCGCAGCCCGGCCAGACAGAGGTGTTCCAG GACATGCTGCCCATGCCAGGGGACCCTACGCAGGGGACGGGCAGTTACAACATCGAGGACTTCGCCGACCTTGGCATGTTCCCACCCTTCTCAGAGTAG
- the ARNT2 gene encoding aryl hydrocarbon receptor nuclear translocator 2 isoform X3, with translation MATPAAANPPEMASDMPGSVALPVAPMAAAGQVRMAGAMPARGGKRRSGMDFEDEDGEGPSKFSRENHSEIERRRRNKMTQYITELSDMVPTCSALARKPDKLTILRMAVSHMKSMRGTGNKSTDGAYKPSFLTEQELKHLILEAADGFLFVVAAETGRVIYVSDSVTPVLNQPQSEWFGSTLYEQVHPDDVDKLREQLCTSENSMTGRILDLKTGTVKKEGQQSSMRMCMGSRRSFICRMRCGNAPLDHLPLNRITTMRKRFRNGLGPVKEGEAQYAVVHCTGYIKAWPPAGMTIPEEDADVGQGSKYCLVAIGRLQVTSSPVCMDMSSVAVPTEFLSRHNAEGIITFVDPRCISVIGYQPQDLLGKDILEFCHSEDQSHLRESFQQVVKLKGQVLSVMYRFRTKNREWVLIRTSSFTFQNPYSDEIEYIICTNSNVKQLQQQQAELEVHPRDGLSSYDLSQVPMPSLPAGVHEAGKSVEKADALFSQERDPRFAEMFAGISTSEKKLMSSAAAGSQQMYSQGSPFPAGHSGKAFSSSVVHVPGVSELPSSSSQNMSQISRQLSQSQVAWTGTRPPFPGQQLPSQASKAQTSPFGIGTSHSFPAEPSSYSPLSSPATSSPSGSAYSGLANRTPGFADSGQSGGQFPGRPSEVWSQWQSQHHGQQSGEQHSHPQPGQTEVFQDMLPMPGDPTQGTGSYNIEDFADLGMFPPFSE, from the exons AAATGGCGTCGGACATGCCTGGCTCTGTGGCACTGCCCGTAGCTCCCATGGCAGCGGCCGGGCAGGTGAGGATGGCAGGGGCCATGCCAGCCCGTGGAGGGAAGCGGCGCTCGGG GATGGACTTTGAGGATGAAGATGGTGAAGGGCCCAGCAAGTTCTCAAG AGAGAACCACAGCGAGATTGAGCGGCGCCGGAGGAACAAGATGACCCAGTATATCACGGAGCTGTCGGACATGGTGCCCACCTGCAGCGCGCTGGCCCGGAAGCCCGACAAGCTGACCATCCTGCGCATGGCTGTGTCGCACATGAAGTCCATGCGAGGCACCGGGAACAAGTCCACCGACGGGGCCTACAAGCCGTCCTTCCTCACCGAGCAA GAACTGAAACACCTCATCCTAGAAGCGGCTGATGGGTTCCTGTTTGTGGTGGCAGCCGAGACGGGGCGGGTGATCTACGTGTCTGACTCGGTCACACCTGTCCTGAATCAACCGCAGTCCGAGTGGTTTGGGAGCACCCTGTATGAGCAGGTGCACCCCGACGACGTGGACAAGCTCCGGGAGCAGCTCTGTACATCAGAGAACTCCATGACGG GCCGCATCCTGGACCTGAAGACGGGCACAGTGAAGAAGGAGGGTCAGCAATCATCCATGCGCATGTGCATGGGCTCCCGGAGGTCCTTCATCTGTAGGATGAG GTGTGGCAATGCCCCCTTGGACCACCTTCCACTAAACAGGATCACCACAATGAGGAAGAGGTTCAG GAACGGCCTGGGGCCTGTGAAGGAGGGGGAGGCCCAGTATGCAGTTGTGCATTGCACAGGCTACATCAAAGCTTGGCCCCCAGCAG GAATGACGATTCCTGAAGAGGATGCCGACGTGGGACAGGGCAGTAAATACTGCCTAGTGGCCATTGGGAGGCTCCAG GTGACCAGCTCCCCTGTGTGCATGGACATGAGCTCTGTGGCAGTGCCTACAGAGTTCCTCTCCCGCCACAATGCTGAGGGCATTATCACCTTCGTGGACCCACGGTGCATCAGCGTCATCGGTTACCAGCCTCAG GATCTGCTTGGGAAGGACATCCTGGAGTTCTGCCACTCGGAGGACCAGAGCCACCTGCGGGAGAGTTTCCAGCAG GTGGTGAAGCTCAAAGGCCAGGTGCTGTCGGTCATGTACCGCTTCCGCACCAAGAACCGGGAGTGGGTGCTGATCCGCACCAGCAGCTTCACCTTCCAGAACCCCTACTCGGATGAGATCGAGTACATCATCTGCACCAACAGCAATGTCAA GCAGCTCCAGCAGCAGCAGGCGGAGCTAGAAGTGCACCCCAGAGATGGGCTGTCGTCCTACGACCTGTCTCAG GTGCCCATGCCCAGCCTCCCAGCAGGTGTCCACGAGGCTGGCAAATCAGTGGAGAAGGCTGACGCCCTCTTCTCCCAGGAGAGGGACCCCCGGTTTGCTGAGATGTTCGCAGGTATCAGTACAT CTGAGAAGAAACTGATGAGCTCTGCGGCAGCAGGGAGCCAGCAGATGTATTCTCAGGGGAGCCCCTTTCCGGCGGGCCACTCGGGCAAGGCCTTCAG CTCCTCAGTGGTCCATGTGCCGGGGGTGAGCGAGCTTCCGTCCTCGAGCAGCCAGAACATGTCCCAGATCTCCCGGCAGCTGAGCCAGAGCCAGGTGGCATGGACAGGGACCCGACCGCCCTTCCCAGGACAG CAGCTGCCCTCGCAGGCCAGCAAGGCCCAGACCTCACCCTTTGGAATTGGAACGAGCCACAGCTTCCCAGCAGAACCCTCCTCCTACAGCCCCCTCTCCAGCCCGGCCACCTCCTCACCCAGCGGTAGTGCCTACTCCGGCCTTGCTAACAGGACCCCGGGCTTCG CAGACAGCGGGCAGAGCGGCGGGCAGTTCCCGGGGCGACCCTCGGAGGTGTGGTCCCAGTGGCAGAGCCAGCACCATGGCCAGCAGAGCGGTGAGCAGCACTCCCACCCGCAGCCCGGCCAGACAGAGGTGTTCCAG GACATGCTGCCCATGCCAGGGGACCCTACGCAGGGGACGGGCAGTTACAACATCGAGGACTTCGCCGACCTTGGCATGTTCCCACCCTTCTCAGAGTAG
- the ARNT2 gene encoding aryl hydrocarbon receptor nuclear translocator 2 isoform X4, with amino-acid sequence MASDMPGSVALPVAPMAAAGQVRMAGAMPARGGKRRSGMDFEDEDGEGPSKFSRENHSEIERRRRNKMTQYITELSDMVPTCSALARKPDKLTILRMAVSHMKSMRGTGNKSTDGAYKPSFLTEQELKHLILEAADGFLFVVAAETGRVIYVSDSVTPVLNQPQSEWFGSTLYEQVHPDDVDKLREQLCTSENSMTGRILDLKTGTVKKEGQQSSMRMCMGSRRSFICRMRCGNAPLDHLPLNRITTMRKRFRNGLGPVKEGEAQYAVVHCTGYIKAWPPAGMTIPEEDADVGQGSKYCLVAIGRLQVTSSPVCMDMSSVAVPTEFLSRHNAEGIITFVDPRCISVIGYQPQDLLGKDILEFCHSEDQSHLRESFQQVVKLKGQVLSVMYRFRTKNREWVLIRTSSFTFQNPYSDEIEYIICTNSNVKQLQQQQAELEVHPRDGLSSYDLSQVPMPSLPAGVHEAGKSVEKADALFSQERDPRFAEMFAGISTSEKKLMSSAAAGSQQMYSQGSPFPAGHSGKAFSSSVVHVPGVSELPSSSSQNMSQISRQLSQSQVAWTGTRPPFPGQQLPSQASKAQTSPFGIGTSHSFPAEPSSYSPLSSPATSSPSGSAYSGLANRTPGFADSGQSGGQFPGRPSEVWSQWQSQHHGQQSGEQHSHPQPGQTEVFQDMLPMPGDPTQGTGSYNIEDFADLGMFPPFSE; translated from the exons ATGGCGTCGGACATGCCTGGCTCTGTGGCACTGCCCGTAGCTCCCATGGCAGCGGCCGGGCAGGTGAGGATGGCAGGGGCCATGCCAGCCCGTGGAGGGAAGCGGCGCTCGGG GATGGACTTTGAGGATGAAGATGGTGAAGGGCCCAGCAAGTTCTCAAG AGAGAACCACAGCGAGATTGAGCGGCGCCGGAGGAACAAGATGACCCAGTATATCACGGAGCTGTCGGACATGGTGCCCACCTGCAGCGCGCTGGCCCGGAAGCCCGACAAGCTGACCATCCTGCGCATGGCTGTGTCGCACATGAAGTCCATGCGAGGCACCGGGAACAAGTCCACCGACGGGGCCTACAAGCCGTCCTTCCTCACCGAGCAA GAACTGAAACACCTCATCCTAGAAGCGGCTGATGGGTTCCTGTTTGTGGTGGCAGCCGAGACGGGGCGGGTGATCTACGTGTCTGACTCGGTCACACCTGTCCTGAATCAACCGCAGTCCGAGTGGTTTGGGAGCACCCTGTATGAGCAGGTGCACCCCGACGACGTGGACAAGCTCCGGGAGCAGCTCTGTACATCAGAGAACTCCATGACGG GCCGCATCCTGGACCTGAAGACGGGCACAGTGAAGAAGGAGGGTCAGCAATCATCCATGCGCATGTGCATGGGCTCCCGGAGGTCCTTCATCTGTAGGATGAG GTGTGGCAATGCCCCCTTGGACCACCTTCCACTAAACAGGATCACCACAATGAGGAAGAGGTTCAG GAACGGCCTGGGGCCTGTGAAGGAGGGGGAGGCCCAGTATGCAGTTGTGCATTGCACAGGCTACATCAAAGCTTGGCCCCCAGCAG GAATGACGATTCCTGAAGAGGATGCCGACGTGGGACAGGGCAGTAAATACTGCCTAGTGGCCATTGGGAGGCTCCAG GTGACCAGCTCCCCTGTGTGCATGGACATGAGCTCTGTGGCAGTGCCTACAGAGTTCCTCTCCCGCCACAATGCTGAGGGCATTATCACCTTCGTGGACCCACGGTGCATCAGCGTCATCGGTTACCAGCCTCAG GATCTGCTTGGGAAGGACATCCTGGAGTTCTGCCACTCGGAGGACCAGAGCCACCTGCGGGAGAGTTTCCAGCAG GTGGTGAAGCTCAAAGGCCAGGTGCTGTCGGTCATGTACCGCTTCCGCACCAAGAACCGGGAGTGGGTGCTGATCCGCACCAGCAGCTTCACCTTCCAGAACCCCTACTCGGATGAGATCGAGTACATCATCTGCACCAACAGCAATGTCAA GCAGCTCCAGCAGCAGCAGGCGGAGCTAGAAGTGCACCCCAGAGATGGGCTGTCGTCCTACGACCTGTCTCAG GTGCCCATGCCCAGCCTCCCAGCAGGTGTCCACGAGGCTGGCAAATCAGTGGAGAAGGCTGACGCCCTCTTCTCCCAGGAGAGGGACCCCCGGTTTGCTGAGATGTTCGCAGGTATCAGTACAT CTGAGAAGAAACTGATGAGCTCTGCGGCAGCAGGGAGCCAGCAGATGTATTCTCAGGGGAGCCCCTTTCCGGCGGGCCACTCGGGCAAGGCCTTCAG CTCCTCAGTGGTCCATGTGCCGGGGGTGAGCGAGCTTCCGTCCTCGAGCAGCCAGAACATGTCCCAGATCTCCCGGCAGCTGAGCCAGAGCCAGGTGGCATGGACAGGGACCCGACCGCCCTTCCCAGGACAG CAGCTGCCCTCGCAGGCCAGCAAGGCCCAGACCTCACCCTTTGGAATTGGAACGAGCCACAGCTTCCCAGCAGAACCCTCCTCCTACAGCCCCCTCTCCAGCCCGGCCACCTCCTCACCCAGCGGTAGTGCCTACTCCGGCCTTGCTAACAGGACCCCGGGCTTCG CAGACAGCGGGCAGAGCGGCGGGCAGTTCCCGGGGCGACCCTCGGAGGTGTGGTCCCAGTGGCAGAGCCAGCACCATGGCCAGCAGAGCGGTGAGCAGCACTCCCACCCGCAGCCCGGCCAGACAGAGGTGTTCCAG GACATGCTGCCCATGCCAGGGGACCCTACGCAGGGGACGGGCAGTTACAACATCGAGGACTTCGCCGACCTTGGCATGTTCCCACCCTTCTCAGAGTAG
- the ARNT2 gene encoding aryl hydrocarbon receptor nuclear translocator 2 isoform X5: MDFEDEDGEGPSKFSRENHSEIERRRRNKMTQYITELSDMVPTCSALARKPDKLTILRMAVSHMKSMRGTGNKSTDGAYKPSFLTEQELKHLILEAADGFLFVVAAETGRVIYVSDSVTPVLNQPQSEWFGSTLYEQVHPDDVDKLREQLCTSENSMTGRILDLKTGTVKKEGQQSSMRMCMGSRRSFICRMRCGNAPLDHLPLNRITTMRKRFRNGLGPVKEGEAQYAVVHCTGYIKAWPPAGMTIPEEDADVGQGSKYCLVAIGRLQVTSSPVCMDMSSVAVPTEFLSRHNAEGIITFVDPRCISVIGYQPQDLLGKDILEFCHSEDQSHLRESFQQVVKLKGQVLSVMYRFRTKNREWVLIRTSSFTFQNPYSDEIEYIICTNSNVKQLQQQQAELEVHPRDGLSSYDLSQVPMPSLPAGVHEAGKSVEKADALFSQERDPRFAEMFAGISTSEKKLMSSAAAGSQQMYSQGSPFPAGHSGKAFSSSVVHVPGVSELPSSSSQNMSQISRQLSQSQVAWTGTRPPFPGQQLPSQASKAQTSPFGIGTSHSFPAEPSSYSPLSSPATSSPSGSAYSGLANRTPGFADSGQSGGQFPGRPSEVWSQWQSQHHGQQSGEQHSHPQPGQTEVFQDMLPMPGDPTQGTGSYNIEDFADLGMFPPFSE, encoded by the exons ATGGACTTTGAGGATGAAGATGGTGAAGGGCCCAGCAAGTTCTCAAG AGAGAACCACAGCGAGATTGAGCGGCGCCGGAGGAACAAGATGACCCAGTATATCACGGAGCTGTCGGACATGGTGCCCACCTGCAGCGCGCTGGCCCGGAAGCCCGACAAGCTGACCATCCTGCGCATGGCTGTGTCGCACATGAAGTCCATGCGAGGCACCGGGAACAAGTCCACCGACGGGGCCTACAAGCCGTCCTTCCTCACCGAGCAA GAACTGAAACACCTCATCCTAGAAGCGGCTGATGGGTTCCTGTTTGTGGTGGCAGCCGAGACGGGGCGGGTGATCTACGTGTCTGACTCGGTCACACCTGTCCTGAATCAACCGCAGTCCGAGTGGTTTGGGAGCACCCTGTATGAGCAGGTGCACCCCGACGACGTGGACAAGCTCCGGGAGCAGCTCTGTACATCAGAGAACTCCATGACGG GCCGCATCCTGGACCTGAAGACGGGCACAGTGAAGAAGGAGGGTCAGCAATCATCCATGCGCATGTGCATGGGCTCCCGGAGGTCCTTCATCTGTAGGATGAG GTGTGGCAATGCCCCCTTGGACCACCTTCCACTAAACAGGATCACCACAATGAGGAAGAGGTTCAG GAACGGCCTGGGGCCTGTGAAGGAGGGGGAGGCCCAGTATGCAGTTGTGCATTGCACAGGCTACATCAAAGCTTGGCCCCCAGCAG GAATGACGATTCCTGAAGAGGATGCCGACGTGGGACAGGGCAGTAAATACTGCCTAGTGGCCATTGGGAGGCTCCAG GTGACCAGCTCCCCTGTGTGCATGGACATGAGCTCTGTGGCAGTGCCTACAGAGTTCCTCTCCCGCCACAATGCTGAGGGCATTATCACCTTCGTGGACCCACGGTGCATCAGCGTCATCGGTTACCAGCCTCAG GATCTGCTTGGGAAGGACATCCTGGAGTTCTGCCACTCGGAGGACCAGAGCCACCTGCGGGAGAGTTTCCAGCAG GTGGTGAAGCTCAAAGGCCAGGTGCTGTCGGTCATGTACCGCTTCCGCACCAAGAACCGGGAGTGGGTGCTGATCCGCACCAGCAGCTTCACCTTCCAGAACCCCTACTCGGATGAGATCGAGTACATCATCTGCACCAACAGCAATGTCAA GCAGCTCCAGCAGCAGCAGGCGGAGCTAGAAGTGCACCCCAGAGATGGGCTGTCGTCCTACGACCTGTCTCAG GTGCCCATGCCCAGCCTCCCAGCAGGTGTCCACGAGGCTGGCAAATCAGTGGAGAAGGCTGACGCCCTCTTCTCCCAGGAGAGGGACCCCCGGTTTGCTGAGATGTTCGCAGGTATCAGTACAT CTGAGAAGAAACTGATGAGCTCTGCGGCAGCAGGGAGCCAGCAGATGTATTCTCAGGGGAGCCCCTTTCCGGCGGGCCACTCGGGCAAGGCCTTCAG CTCCTCAGTGGTCCATGTGCCGGGGGTGAGCGAGCTTCCGTCCTCGAGCAGCCAGAACATGTCCCAGATCTCCCGGCAGCTGAGCCAGAGCCAGGTGGCATGGACAGGGACCCGACCGCCCTTCCCAGGACAG CAGCTGCCCTCGCAGGCCAGCAAGGCCCAGACCTCACCCTTTGGAATTGGAACGAGCCACAGCTTCCCAGCAGAACCCTCCTCCTACAGCCCCCTCTCCAGCCCGGCCACCTCCTCACCCAGCGGTAGTGCCTACTCCGGCCTTGCTAACAGGACCCCGGGCTTCG CAGACAGCGGGCAGAGCGGCGGGCAGTTCCCGGGGCGACCCTCGGAGGTGTGGTCCCAGTGGCAGAGCCAGCACCATGGCCAGCAGAGCGGTGAGCAGCACTCCCACCCGCAGCCCGGCCAGACAGAGGTGTTCCAG GACATGCTGCCCATGCCAGGGGACCCTACGCAGGGGACGGGCAGTTACAACATCGAGGACTTCGCCGACCTTGGCATGTTCCCACCCTTCTCAGAGTAG
- the ARNT2 gene encoding aryl hydrocarbon receptor nuclear translocator 2 isoform X1, whose product MVYGCVGSRDCNTEMASDMPGSVALPVAPMAAAGQVRMAGAMPARGGKRRSGMDFEDEDGEGPSKFSRENHSEIERRRRNKMTQYITELSDMVPTCSALARKPDKLTILRMAVSHMKSMRGTGNKSTDGAYKPSFLTEQELKHLILEAADGFLFVVAAETGRVIYVSDSVTPVLNQPQSEWFGSTLYEQVHPDDVDKLREQLCTSENSMTGRILDLKTGTVKKEGQQSSMRMCMGSRRSFICRMRCGNAPLDHLPLNRITTMRKRFRNGLGPVKEGEAQYAVVHCTGYIKAWPPAGMTIPEEDADVGQGSKYCLVAIGRLQVTSSPVCMDMSSVAVPTEFLSRHNAEGIITFVDPRCISVIGYQPQDLLGKDILEFCHSEDQSHLRESFQQVVKLKGQVLSVMYRFRTKNREWVLIRTSSFTFQNPYSDEIEYIICTNSNVKQLQQQQAELEVHPRDGLSSYDLSQVPMPSLPAGVHEAGKSVEKADALFSQERDPRFAEMFAGISTSEKKLMSSAAAGSQQMYSQGSPFPAGHSGKAFSSSVVHVPGVSELPSSSSQNMSQISRQLSQSQVAWTGTRPPFPGQQLPSQASKAQTSPFGIGTSHSFPAEPSSYSPLSSPATSSPSGSAYSGLANRTPGFADSGQSGGQFPGRPSEVWSQWQSQHHGQQSGEQHSHPQPGQTEVFQDMLPMPGDPTQGTGSYNIEDFADLGMFPPFSE is encoded by the exons ATGGTTTACGGTTGTGTGGGGTCCAGGGATTGCAACACAG AAATGGCGTCGGACATGCCTGGCTCTGTGGCACTGCCCGTAGCTCCCATGGCAGCGGCCGGGCAGGTGAGGATGGCAGGGGCCATGCCAGCCCGTGGAGGGAAGCGGCGCTCGGG GATGGACTTTGAGGATGAAGATGGTGAAGGGCCCAGCAAGTTCTCAAG AGAGAACCACAGCGAGATTGAGCGGCGCCGGAGGAACAAGATGACCCAGTATATCACGGAGCTGTCGGACATGGTGCCCACCTGCAGCGCGCTGGCCCGGAAGCCCGACAAGCTGACCATCCTGCGCATGGCTGTGTCGCACATGAAGTCCATGCGAGGCACCGGGAACAAGTCCACCGACGGGGCCTACAAGCCGTCCTTCCTCACCGAGCAA GAACTGAAACACCTCATCCTAGAAGCGGCTGATGGGTTCCTGTTTGTGGTGGCAGCCGAGACGGGGCGGGTGATCTACGTGTCTGACTCGGTCACACCTGTCCTGAATCAACCGCAGTCCGAGTGGTTTGGGAGCACCCTGTATGAGCAGGTGCACCCCGACGACGTGGACAAGCTCCGGGAGCAGCTCTGTACATCAGAGAACTCCATGACGG GCCGCATCCTGGACCTGAAGACGGGCACAGTGAAGAAGGAGGGTCAGCAATCATCCATGCGCATGTGCATGGGCTCCCGGAGGTCCTTCATCTGTAGGATGAG GTGTGGCAATGCCCCCTTGGACCACCTTCCACTAAACAGGATCACCACAATGAGGAAGAGGTTCAG GAACGGCCTGGGGCCTGTGAAGGAGGGGGAGGCCCAGTATGCAGTTGTGCATTGCACAGGCTACATCAAAGCTTGGCCCCCAGCAG GAATGACGATTCCTGAAGAGGATGCCGACGTGGGACAGGGCAGTAAATACTGCCTAGTGGCCATTGGGAGGCTCCAG GTGACCAGCTCCCCTGTGTGCATGGACATGAGCTCTGTGGCAGTGCCTACAGAGTTCCTCTCCCGCCACAATGCTGAGGGCATTATCACCTTCGTGGACCCACGGTGCATCAGCGTCATCGGTTACCAGCCTCAG GATCTGCTTGGGAAGGACATCCTGGAGTTCTGCCACTCGGAGGACCAGAGCCACCTGCGGGAGAGTTTCCAGCAG GTGGTGAAGCTCAAAGGCCAGGTGCTGTCGGTCATGTACCGCTTCCGCACCAAGAACCGGGAGTGGGTGCTGATCCGCACCAGCAGCTTCACCTTCCAGAACCCCTACTCGGATGAGATCGAGTACATCATCTGCACCAACAGCAATGTCAA GCAGCTCCAGCAGCAGCAGGCGGAGCTAGAAGTGCACCCCAGAGATGGGCTGTCGTCCTACGACCTGTCTCAG GTGCCCATGCCCAGCCTCCCAGCAGGTGTCCACGAGGCTGGCAAATCAGTGGAGAAGGCTGACGCCCTCTTCTCCCAGGAGAGGGACCCCCGGTTTGCTGAGATGTTCGCAGGTATCAGTACAT CTGAGAAGAAACTGATGAGCTCTGCGGCAGCAGGGAGCCAGCAGATGTATTCTCAGGGGAGCCCCTTTCCGGCGGGCCACTCGGGCAAGGCCTTCAG CTCCTCAGTGGTCCATGTGCCGGGGGTGAGCGAGCTTCCGTCCTCGAGCAGCCAGAACATGTCCCAGATCTCCCGGCAGCTGAGCCAGAGCCAGGTGGCATGGACAGGGACCCGACCGCCCTTCCCAGGACAG CAGCTGCCCTCGCAGGCCAGCAAGGCCCAGACCTCACCCTTTGGAATTGGAACGAGCCACAGCTTCCCAGCAGAACCCTCCTCCTACAGCCCCCTCTCCAGCCCGGCCACCTCCTCACCCAGCGGTAGTGCCTACTCCGGCCTTGCTAACAGGACCCCGGGCTTCG CAGACAGCGGGCAGAGCGGCGGGCAGTTCCCGGGGCGACCCTCGGAGGTGTGGTCCCAGTGGCAGAGCCAGCACCATGGCCAGCAGAGCGGTGAGCAGCACTCCCACCCGCAGCCCGGCCAGACAGAGGTGTTCCAG GACATGCTGCCCATGCCAGGGGACCCTACGCAGGGGACGGGCAGTTACAACATCGAGGACTTCGCCGACCTTGGCATGTTCCCACCCTTCTCAGAGTAG